From Sporosarcina sp. Te-1, the proteins below share one genomic window:
- a CDS encoding GntR family transcriptional regulator, translating into MQIQIEPASEIPIYSQLVNQLIRLIAKRDLRPHDTLPSVRSLAADLGVNMHTVNKAYHELQQKGIISVIPKSGAVINPIPAKSSEAARQRMQDILHPFLAEAIVYGMTRDEILSLTSSLISELTEE; encoded by the coding sequence TTGCAAATTCAAATTGAACCCGCTTCTGAAATTCCTATATATTCTCAGTTGGTTAATCAGTTGATTCGATTGATTGCGAAAAGAGATTTGCGACCTCATGATACATTACCTTCTGTCCGTTCGTTAGCAGCGGATTTAGGAGTAAATATGCATACGGTAAATAAAGCGTATCATGAGCTTCAACAAAAAGGGATTATTTCTGTCATTCCAAAATCTGGCGCTGTTATCAATCCCATTCCCGCGAAGAGCTCAGAAGCTGCCCGGCAACGCATGCAGGATATACTTCATCCATTTTTAGCAGAGGCGATCGTTTATGGAATGACACGTGATGAGATTCTGTCGCTCACATCATCCCTCATTTCAGAACTCACGGAGGAATAA
- a CDS encoding polysaccharide deacetylase family protein — translation MRKPRRKIWIDFAFSIAIITLTITAIFIISSPGLKKEQKNNSTNATASVSIESIESTYPGIKIVTEMSNDKKAPYAIQYPQSTHNLFNEKVLSYINDERSNFLKRMDQLKKIKKDPTGELNISFETMQHKSGHYSFVVVSGSNFSDGKTHMTIHSFHLHPSTGAMHTIADVLNRDPENLTILSSRVKEALIEDPSLQNKLTDDYEKWLEPLWSNFSEYALTDEAIIFYLNPQIVTDRTIGQPIVSLSLSSINSLLLKTYQSEEAAPVKTDEHTEKKPEKPSQNDNTKDDQTSEDNMNSHAEKPVSKRVALTFDDGPEPKVTPQILDILKRHDAKATFFMLGSRVEYYPDVAASVQQAGHELGNHTWNHPNLVKLPSARVIDEIQKTSRMIEEVTGQKATAFRPPYGAVNQRIRGISDMPIVLWDVDTLDWQHHDPKKILEKVKQQTKDGSIILMHDIHQTTADGLEAVLTYLENEGYSFVTVSELHE, via the coding sequence ATGAGAAAACCTAGGCGGAAAATCTGGATTGATTTTGCCTTTTCAATCGCCATCATCACATTGACCATTACCGCGATCTTTATTATTTCAAGCCCCGGCCTCAAAAAGGAACAGAAAAATAACAGTACGAACGCTACCGCTTCTGTCTCTATCGAATCAATCGAATCGACCTACCCAGGGATTAAAATTGTAACGGAAATGTCCAACGATAAAAAAGCGCCCTATGCAATCCAATATCCACAAAGCACACATAACCTGTTCAATGAGAAAGTCCTCTCTTACATAAATGACGAACGTTCCAACTTTCTAAAACGGATGGATCAGCTGAAAAAAATTAAAAAAGATCCAACTGGCGAACTCAATATTTCATTTGAGACAATGCAGCATAAGTCAGGACACTATTCATTTGTCGTCGTCTCAGGAAGCAATTTTAGCGATGGAAAGACTCATATGACTATCCATTCGTTCCATTTACACCCGTCAACCGGAGCCATGCATACAATTGCCGATGTTTTGAATCGAGATCCGGAGAATTTAACAATCCTGTCTTCCCGTGTGAAAGAGGCATTGATCGAAGATCCCTCTCTTCAAAATAAATTAACGGATGACTATGAGAAATGGTTAGAACCATTATGGAGCAATTTTAGTGAATATGCGCTGACCGATGAAGCGATTATTTTCTACCTTAACCCTCAGATTGTTACGGATCGAACAATTGGCCAGCCTATTGTATCGCTGTCACTTTCATCAATTAATTCCTTGCTGTTGAAAACGTACCAGTCTGAAGAGGCGGCCCCTGTGAAAACGGATGAACATACGGAGAAAAAGCCAGAAAAGCCGTCACAAAATGACAACACAAAGGACGATCAAACATCTGAAGACAACATGAACTCACATGCAGAAAAACCGGTATCCAAAAGAGTAGCGTTGACATTCGATGATGGTCCGGAGCCAAAAGTGACACCGCAAATTCTCGACATTCTAAAACGCCATGACGCGAAAGCAACGTTTTTTATGCTAGGCAGCCGGGTCGAATATTATCCAGATGTGGCAGCCTCGGTCCAGCAAGCCGGTCATGAGTTAGGCAATCACACATGGAACCATCCGAATCTTGTTAAGCTCCCAAGCGCCCGTGTCATCGATGAGATCCAAAAAACCTCACGCATGATCGAGGAAGTAACTGGTCAAAAAGCGACCGCGTTCCGCCCACCTTACGGAGCAGTAAATCAACGGATTCGAGGTATTTCTGACATGCCAATCGTATTATGGGATGTCGACACATTGGATTGGCAACATCACGATCCTAAAAAGATTTTAGAGAAAGTGAAACAGCAAACAAAAGACGGAAGCATTATCCTGATGCATGATATCCATCAGACAACTGCGGATGGTCTTGAAGCTGTTCTGACGTACCTGGAGAATGAAGGGTACTCATTTGTCACTGTTTCTGAATTACATGAATGA
- a CDS encoding rhodanese-related sulfurtransferase, with amino-acid sequence MEKGGYRVLLFYKYVEIEDPETFTAEHLAFCKELGLKGRILIGKEGINGTCSGTIEQTDAYMAKMHSDERFKDLWFKIDETDGHAFKKMHVRYRHEIVNLSLDNDVDPTELTGEYLSPEEFYKQMQEENTVVLDARNDYEFDLGHFRGAVRPDIETFRELPEWIHENKEMFEGKKILAYCTGGIRCEKFTGWLKREGFEDVAHLHGGIVTYGKDPVVKGQLWDGQCYVFDERIAVPINQVEHVVVGRDHFDGTPCERYVNCANPECNAKILCSEENEHFYMRSCSDECRTHPRNRYFVEHNLTVDEFNQRLEAIDKRREETAATVQ; translated from the coding sequence ATGGAAAAAGGCGGATATAGGGTTTTATTATTCTACAAATACGTAGAAATCGAAGACCCAGAAACATTTACTGCCGAGCATTTGGCATTTTGTAAGGAACTTGGCTTGAAAGGCCGGATTCTAATCGGCAAAGAAGGCATTAATGGTACATGTTCAGGCACGATTGAGCAGACCGATGCTTACATGGCAAAAATGCATAGTGACGAACGATTTAAAGATTTATGGTTTAAGATTGACGAAACAGATGGACATGCGTTCAAAAAAATGCACGTTCGCTACCGCCATGAAATTGTTAATTTAAGTTTGGACAATGATGTTGATCCGACTGAATTGACAGGAGAGTATTTAAGTCCTGAGGAATTTTACAAGCAAATGCAAGAAGAAAATACAGTGGTATTGGATGCTCGTAACGATTACGAGTTTGACCTCGGTCATTTCAGAGGGGCCGTCCGCCCGGACATCGAAACGTTCCGTGAACTGCCAGAGTGGATTCATGAAAACAAGGAGATGTTTGAAGGTAAGAAAATCCTTGCATACTGCACCGGAGGAATTCGTTGCGAGAAGTTCACTGGATGGTTGAAACGCGAAGGCTTTGAGGATGTAGCTCATCTTCACGGAGGCATTGTGACATACGGTAAAGATCCGGTTGTCAAAGGCCAACTATGGGATGGACAGTGCTATGTGTTTGATGAAAGAATTGCCGTGCCAATCAATCAAGTAGAACATGTTGTGGTCGGTCGAGATCATTTTGACGGCACGCCATGCGAGCGGTATGTCAATTGTGCAAATCCGGAGTGTAATGCGAAGATTCTTTGCTCGGAAGAAAATGAGCATTTCTATATGAGAAGCTGTTCAGACGAATGCCGTACTCATCCACGAAATCGTTATTTTGTAGAACACAACTTGACAGTTGATGAGTTTAATCAACGTCTTGAAGCGATTGACAAACGCCGTGAAGAGACAGCGGCTACTGTTCAGTGA
- a CDS encoding VWA domain-containing protein, producing the protein MRVMIGAIIAAFCILAAGCSVDEKNKVAPSASSEESEVVDEVNADEQENSPSSEESGKNISNQMGEAATTPEELAQFPPGQLTKEFSVDRETSMWIGQKVHEDIQDEFLREMESILETTKDPEDLYAVFLHVLGGAQYHEVVQPLIDYSPDFKEPILPEPYEMTTEGTQAAIPEKAIILLDASSSMLLHADGKLKMDTAKRAVKGFAATIGSESDMSLYVYGHAGTQNKADKTLSCGTIDEIYPLSQYNEKEFDQAVDSVVASGWTPLAGAIKQARLDHEQTGEDLTLYIVSDGAETCDGDPVEEARAFAELSEDRHVNVIGFQVDQTAESQLKEVAEAGNGTYLAANSLEEMTDGISKLWLPSDMDLVGLMYFQADAWPKTMARDKVWNMANLANDQIRVESDRFAGAAYLLERKKMIDSSTKEELLAIVEKHREQYKQLLEELKEEKYALIQDELDLINKKVDDYRERMKKLKKEQGK; encoded by the coding sequence ATGAGAGTGATGATAGGCGCTATTATAGCAGCCTTTTGCATACTGGCAGCGGGTTGTTCCGTCGATGAAAAAAACAAGGTGGCTCCATCTGCAAGCAGCGAAGAAAGTGAAGTCGTCGATGAAGTAAATGCTGATGAGCAGGAGAATAGCCCAAGTAGTGAGGAAAGTGGAAAGAATATTTCAAATCAAATGGGTGAGGCGGCGACAACACCAGAAGAGCTGGCCCAGTTTCCGCCAGGTCAATTGACAAAAGAGTTTTCAGTCGATCGGGAAACATCGATGTGGATTGGACAGAAAGTACACGAGGATATTCAAGACGAGTTCTTGAGAGAAATGGAGTCTATACTCGAAACCACAAAGGATCCAGAGGACTTGTACGCTGTGTTCCTTCATGTATTAGGTGGTGCCCAATATCATGAGGTCGTTCAACCTCTTATTGATTACTCACCGGACTTTAAGGAGCCGATTTTGCCGGAGCCGTATGAAATGACAACGGAAGGAACACAGGCTGCTATCCCGGAAAAAGCGATCATCCTTTTGGACGCCAGTTCAAGCATGCTGTTACATGCGGATGGCAAGCTTAAAATGGATACGGCAAAAAGGGCGGTCAAGGGATTTGCCGCCACAATTGGCAGTGAAAGTGACATGTCTCTATATGTATATGGACATGCCGGGACGCAAAATAAGGCGGATAAAACATTGTCATGTGGAACAATTGATGAGATCTATCCACTCAGCCAGTATAATGAAAAAGAGTTTGATCAAGCTGTTGATTCTGTAGTGGCAAGTGGCTGGACCCCGTTGGCAGGGGCTATCAAACAAGCTCGTTTGGACCATGAACAGACGGGAGAAGATTTAACACTTTATATTGTCAGTGATGGTGCCGAGACGTGCGATGGAGATCCGGTGGAAGAGGCTAGGGCTTTTGCTGAACTTTCCGAGGATCGACATGTGAATGTGATCGGGTTCCAAGTGGATCAGACGGCTGAAAGCCAATTAAAAGAAGTCGCGGAAGCCGGTAACGGCACGTATCTGGCGGCAAATTCTTTAGAAGAGATGACGGATGGCATATCAAAATTATGGCTGCCGTCAGACATGGATCTTGTAGGCTTAATGTATTTCCAAGCTGACGCATGGCCAAAAACGATGGCACGTGACAAAGTATGGAATATGGCAAACCTTGCAAATGATCAGATTCGCGTAGAGAGTGATCGTTTTGCCGGCGCGGCATACCTCCTCGAAAGAAAAAAAATGATTGATTCATCGACGAAAGAGGAGTTGCTTGCCATCGTTGAGAAGCACAGAGAACAATACAAACAACTGCTTGAAGAACTAAAAGAAGAGAAATATGCATTGATTCAGGATGAACTTGACCTGATTAATAAAAAAGTCGACGATTATAGGGAACGGATGAAGAAATTGAAAAAGGAGCAAGGGAAGTGA
- a CDS encoding DUF368 domain-containing protein — MEWKNIYRGFLMGISDLIPGVSGGTIAFILGIYDRLLAAISGIFSRDWKKHIGFLLPLGIGIGITLVLFSRVIDYLLKNYHQPTQYFFLGLIIGILPFISKQASMRKNFKFGHYILLLLVAAALASTAFIKPVDANVITSLTAKNTIGLFFAGWAGSMAMLLPGISGSFILLLLGVYPTAINALSTMNLPLIIVIGAGVVVGFIVSSKAIAYLLHHYRHSMFSIIIGLILGSIFVIYPGIPESGTPFVMSAIALITGLIVANMFNSADPTT; from the coding sequence ATGGAATGGAAAAATATTTATCGCGGATTTTTAATGGGAATCAGCGACTTGATACCTGGAGTCAGTGGAGGGACAATTGCGTTCATCCTAGGAATATATGATCGGTTGCTTGCTGCAATCAGTGGAATTTTCAGTCGTGATTGGAAGAAACATATCGGGTTTCTTTTGCCTTTAGGCATTGGCATTGGAATCACATTAGTTTTATTTAGTCGCGTTATTGATTACTTATTGAAGAATTATCATCAGCCGACTCAGTATTTCTTCCTTGGTTTAATAATCGGTATTCTGCCTTTTATTTCGAAACAGGCAAGTATGCGTAAGAATTTTAAATTTGGACATTACATTCTTTTGCTCCTTGTAGCCGCTGCCCTGGCATCAACTGCTTTCATCAAACCGGTCGATGCCAATGTTATCACCTCATTAACAGCAAAAAATACAATTGGCCTGTTTTTCGCTGGTTGGGCGGGAAGCATGGCAATGTTATTGCCTGGAATTAGCGGTTCGTTCATTTTATTGTTGCTGGGTGTCTATCCAACGGCAATCAATGCTCTATCCACGATGAATCTTCCTTTAATTATCGTGATCGGTGCAGGTGTCGTAGTTGGATTTATTGTTAGCAGCAAGGCGATTGCATATCTATTGCATCACTATCGGCATAGTATGTTTTCAATTATCATCGGATTGATTTTAGGTTCCATTTTCGTTATATATCCGGGAATTCCCGAAAGTGGAACTCCGTTTGTCATGAGTGCAATTGCATTGATTACGGGATTGATTGTCGCAAATATGTTTAATAGTGCAGATCCCACAACGTAA
- a CDS encoding DUF5658 family protein yields the protein METARTLPHSRSRLWNASFLLLCLSMMDAIFTDLGLRQGLIEEFNPIMRTIYEMNIALFYFVKFILPLSLLFLVTKMTHLFYLRIMLLTALLLYVIIIAYHICWIVMASLNIL from the coding sequence ATGGAAACAGCCAGAACATTACCCCATTCAAGAAGCAGATTATGGAATGCCTCTTTTCTGCTATTATGCTTAAGCATGATGGACGCCATTTTTACAGATCTCGGCTTGCGTCAAGGGCTGATCGAAGAGTTTAATCCTATTATGAGAACCATTTACGAAATGAATATTGCCCTTTTCTATTTCGTTAAATTCATTCTTCCTTTATCATTGTTATTTTTGGTGACGAAAATGACACATCTATTTTATTTGCGAATTATGTTGCTGACAGCGCTTCTCCTGTATGTCATTATAATCGCCTATCATATTTGCTGGATTGTCATGGCATCACTAAATATCTTATAA
- a CDS encoding GNAT family N-acetyltransferase: MVLQLVKPALEYEEAYQSFHNEWNFADEMYTPSFIRKGYGHFKDYVQQCLLAEKGLGIPKDWLPYSTYWLIENKRILGASILRHGLNKCLSNSEGHISLGIRPSDRGSGYGAVFLSLALAELKKLGVGKALVVCEEGNIPSEKTILRVGGIRDIDYIERDGTVLQRYWIII, translated from the coding sequence ATGGTCTTACAGCTAGTAAAACCGGCATTAGAATATGAAGAAGCATATCAATCGTTCCATAATGAATGGAATTTTGCAGACGAAATGTATACGCCTTCGTTTATCCGAAAAGGTTATGGTCATTTCAAGGACTACGTACAACAGTGTTTGTTAGCAGAGAAAGGACTCGGTATTCCGAAAGATTGGTTACCTTACTCGACTTATTGGCTCATCGAAAATAAGCGTATACTGGGTGCATCTATTTTGCGTCACGGACTGAACAAATGCTTATCCAACTCAGAGGGACATATCAGTTTAGGGATCAGGCCGAGCGACAGAGGCAGTGGATATGGCGCGGTATTCCTCTCTTTGGCACTTGCGGAATTAAAAAAACTTGGTGTCGGCAAGGCGCTTGTTGTTTGTGAAGAAGGTAATATTCCATCCGAGAAGACGATTTTGCGTGTAGGAGGAATAAGAGATATCGACTATATAGAAAGGGATGGTACCGTATTGCAGCGCTATTGGATCATTATATGA
- a CDS encoding catalase has protein sequence MNNNDNRSQNRLTTAAGAPVVDNQNSLTAGPRGPVLLQDVWLIEKLAHFDREVIPERRMHAKGSGAYGTFTVTNDITQYTKAKIFSEIGKQTPMFARFSTVAGERGAADAERDIRGFALKFYTEEGNWDLVGNNTPVFFFRDPLQFPDLNHAVKRDPRTNMRSATNNWDFWTSLPEALHQITIVMSERGIPKTYRHMHGFGSHTYSMINANNERVWVKFHFRSQQGIENLTDAEATELIGLDRESHQRDLLDSIDNGDFPKWKMYIQVMTEEQALNMDYNPFDLTKVWYKKDFPLIEVGEFELNRNPDNYFAEVEQAAFTPAAIVPGIGFSPDKMLQARLFSYGDAQRYRLGVNHHQIPVNAPKCPFHSFHRDGAMRVDGNHGSRTSYEPNSFGEWKEQPDFKEPPLKLYGDAAHWDFREDDSDYFTQPGKLFNLMNDDQKEVLFGNTARNMGDAPKEIKIRHIRHCYQADPAYGEGVANALGITMNEVLEEQVIG, from the coding sequence ATGAACAACAATGATAATCGTTCTCAAAACAGGTTAACAACTGCTGCCGGTGCTCCAGTTGTTGACAATCAAAACTCCTTGACGGCCGGACCAAGAGGCCCAGTCCTACTACAGGATGTTTGGCTAATTGAGAAATTGGCCCACTTTGACCGAGAAGTAATCCCAGAAAGACGGATGCATGCCAAAGGATCAGGTGCGTATGGCACTTTTACCGTAACAAACGACATTACACAATATACGAAAGCAAAAATCTTTTCTGAAATCGGCAAACAAACGCCGATGTTTGCACGTTTTTCTACTGTTGCCGGAGAGCGGGGAGCAGCAGACGCGGAGCGGGATATTCGTGGCTTTGCCTTGAAATTCTATACAGAGGAAGGAAACTGGGATCTAGTCGGCAATAATACACCTGTTTTCTTTTTCCGAGATCCTCTCCAGTTCCCAGACTTGAATCACGCCGTAAAACGGGATCCGCGCACAAACATGCGGAGTGCGACTAACAATTGGGATTTTTGGACGTCCCTTCCCGAAGCATTGCATCAAATTACCATTGTCATGAGCGAACGCGGCATTCCAAAAACATATCGGCATATGCATGGATTCGGCAGTCATACGTATAGCATGATCAATGCCAACAACGAACGGGTTTGGGTAAAATTCCACTTCCGCTCCCAGCAGGGCATTGAAAACTTGACTGATGCTGAAGCAACGGAATTAATTGGATTGGATCGCGAGTCCCATCAACGTGACCTGTTAGACAGCATTGACAACGGTGACTTCCCGAAATGGAAAATGTATATTCAGGTAATGACTGAAGAACAAGCATTAAACATGGATTATAATCCGTTTGATTTGACGAAAGTCTGGTACAAAAAAGACTTTCCTTTAATAGAGGTTGGAGAATTCGAATTGAACCGTAACCCGGACAACTATTTTGCTGAAGTGGAACAAGCCGCTTTCACGCCAGCAGCTATCGTACCAGGCATCGGCTTCTCGCCTGATAAGATGTTGCAAGCCCGTTTATTCTCGTACGGAGACGCACAACGGTACCGTCTTGGTGTCAATCATCACCAAATACCGGTAAATGCACCGAAATGTCCATTCCATAGCTTCCACCGCGATGGTGCGATGCGCGTGGATGGCAACCACGGCAGCCGGACTTCCTATGAACCAAATAGCTTTGGCGAATGGAAAGAGCAGCCAGACTTTAAAGAGCCGCCTCTTAAACTGTACGGAGATGCTGCGCATTGGGATTTCCGTGAAGATGACAGCGACTATTTTACACAGCCAGGAAAACTATTCAATTTGATGAATGACGATCAAAAGGAAGTTCTTTTCGGCAATACCGCCCGCAATATGGGGGATGCCCCGAAAGAAATCAAAATCCGACATATCCGTCATTGCTACCAGGCGGACCCCGCGTATGGGGAAGGTGTAGCGAACGCACTCGGCATTACAATGAATGAAGTGCTCGAGGAACAAGTAATCGGCTAA